A genomic segment from Nicotiana tabacum cultivar K326 chromosome 7, ASM71507v2, whole genome shotgun sequence encodes:
- the LOC107771714 gene encoding uncharacterized protein LOC107771714 — translation MEYNVPFISDHASMLLTLASSRSNIKVPFKFFNVRANHEEFLKIVEEIWQQSHSTVKMKNIWVKLKYLRPVLKRLNHEECKFINQKIEKAGQELVITQENIHMKGNTKLLVKERELIQNLEKWSMVEESALQQKSKANWIKLRDSNTKFFSSLIKERTQRKQIIELTSLNNKKLSEPKEIKEEIVNFYKVLMGSASHTLPVVNKITMRKGPTILHQQRIRLCAEVTEQEIYECLSSIGNDKSPGVDGYCHNFFLLPPEGE, via the coding sequence ATGGAGTATAATGTACCTTTCATATCAGATCATGCCTCTATGCTACTGACATTAGCTTCTTCTAGAAGTAATATCAAGGTACCTTTCAAATTTTTTAATGTGCGAGCCAATCATGAGGAATTTCTTAAGATAGTAGAGGAGATCTGGCAGCAGTCACATTCCACAGTCAAGATGAAGAACATTTGGGTGAAGCTGAAGTATCTTAGACCAGTTCTAAAGAGGCTAAATCATGAGGAGTGTAAGTTCATTAATCAGAAAATAGAAAAGGCCGGGCAAGAGCTAGTGATCACTCAAGAGAACATACACATGAAGGGTAATACTAAATTATTGGTAAAAGAAAGAGAGTTAATACAAAACTTAGAGAAATGGTCCATGGTTGAAGAAAGTGCTTTGCAGCAGAAGTCCAAGGCTAATTGGATTAAGCTAAGGGATTCCAATACCAAATTTTTTTCATCCCTGATCAAGGAGAGGACTCAAAGAAAGCAGATAATAGAACTTACATCACTCAACAACAAAAAGCTATCTGAGCCAAaggaaatcaaagaggaaatagtAAATTTTTACAAAGTCTTGATGGGATCTGCATCTCATACATTACCAGTAGTCAACAAGATCACTATGAGGAAAGGACCAACCATCTTACATCAGCAAAGAATAAGATTATGCGCAGAGGTAACTGAACAGGAGATCTATGAATGCTTATCCTCAATAGGAAATGATAAATCACCAGGTGTGGATGGATACTGTCACAACTTCTTTttactacccccggaaggagaataa
- the LOC107771715 gene encoding uncharacterized protein LOC107771715: MRTTRRPIHAVSTWVRRQPPKVKAFLAVVTGMAALVLLRAIVHDHDNLFVAAEAVHSIGISVLIYKLMKEKTCAGLSLKSQELTAMFLAVRLYCSFVMEYDIHTLLDLATLATTLWVIYMIRFKLKSSYMEDKDNFLIYYVVIPCAALALLIHPSTSHLFVNRVFWAFCVYLEAVSVLPQLRVMQNTKIVEPFTAHYVFALGVARFLSCAHWVLQVLDSRGHLLVALGHGLWPSMVLISEIVQTFILADFCYYYVKSVFGGQLVMRLPSGVV, encoded by the exons ATGAGGACGACACGGAGGCCGATCCACGCCGTGTCGACATGGGTCCGCCGGCAACCGCCAAAGGTAAAGGCTTTTCTGGCGGTCGTCACCGGCATGGCGGCGCTTGTTCTCCTACGTGCCATCGTTCACGATCACGATAACCTCTTCGTTGCCGCTGAGGCTGTTCATTCCATTGGAATCTCAGTTCTCATCTATAAGCTCATGAAAGAGAAAACTTGTGCCG GGCTTTCACTCAAATCGCAGGAGCTCACTGCTATGTTTTTGGCTGTTAGACTGTATTGCAGTTTTGTCATGGAATATGATATCCACACTTTACTTGATTTAGCTACATTGGCTACGACCTTGTGGGTTATTTATATGATCCGTTTTAAGCTTAAATCAAGTTACATGGAGGACAAAGACAATTTTTTAATCTATTACGTG GTGATCCCTTGTGCTGCATTAGCTTTATTAATTCATCCATCTACATCACATCTCTTCGTTAATAGAGTCTTCTGGGCTTTCTGTGTTTACTTGGAGGCAGTTTCTGTGCTACCTCAACTTCGTGTCATGCAAAACACTAAG ATAGTTGAACCATTCACAGCTCATTATGTATTTGCATTGGGTGTTGCAAGGTTCTTAAGCTGTGCTCACTGGGTTCTCCAG GTCTTGGACAGTCGCGGTCATCTGCTGGTTGCATTGGGTCATGGTCTATGGCCTTCAATGGTTCTTATATCCGAAattgttcaaacctttatcttaGCAGACTTCTGTTACTACTATGTTAAAAG TGTTTTCGGTGGACAGCTGGTCATGCGCCTTCCTTCTGGAGTAGTGTAA